A portion of the Streptomyces coeruleoprunus genome contains these proteins:
- a CDS encoding GTP-binding protein — protein MSRLPVTVLSGFLGAGKTTLLNHVLGNRDGLRVAVIVNDMSEVNIDAALVRGGEAALSRTEERLVEMTNGCICCTLRDDLLEEVDRLAREGRFDYLLIESSGISEPMPVAATFAFPRDDGATLGELARLDTMVTVVDAVNFLAELEAGDGLEERGIAPYDDDERTVSDLLMDQVEFADVIVVNKTDLVDAADTARLTAALSRLNPAARVITARHGRVRPADVLGTGLFDLERAQQAPGWVRELNGDHVPETEEYGISSMVFRAPGRAFHPERLWRFVTEGLDSGAYGRVLRSKGFFRLAGRDGVTGLWSQAGAVARFEPSGMADEPGQGQELVFIGTDLNPTALRHALEACLLSPGETGPWHDPFPLWHVHTTSDDCAHA, from the coding sequence ATGAGCCGCCTGCCGGTCACCGTCCTGTCGGGGTTCCTCGGCGCCGGGAAGACCACCCTGCTCAACCACGTCCTGGGCAACCGGGACGGGCTGCGCGTCGCCGTGATCGTCAACGACATGAGCGAGGTCAACATCGACGCCGCGCTCGTCCGGGGCGGCGAGGCGGCCCTCTCGCGCACCGAGGAGCGGCTGGTCGAGATGACCAACGGGTGCATCTGCTGCACCCTGCGCGACGACCTCCTGGAGGAGGTGGACCGGCTGGCGCGCGAGGGCAGGTTCGACTACCTGCTCATCGAGTCGAGCGGCATCTCGGAGCCGATGCCGGTCGCGGCCACGTTCGCCTTCCCGCGCGACGACGGCGCCACGCTGGGCGAGCTGGCCCGGCTCGACACCATGGTCACCGTGGTGGACGCCGTGAACTTCCTGGCCGAGCTGGAGGCCGGCGACGGCCTGGAGGAGCGCGGCATCGCCCCGTACGACGACGACGAGCGGACCGTCAGCGATCTGCTCATGGACCAGGTCGAGTTCGCCGACGTCATCGTCGTCAACAAGACCGACCTGGTGGACGCGGCGGACACGGCGCGGCTCACCGCCGCGCTCTCCCGGCTCAATCCGGCCGCCCGGGTGATCACCGCCCGGCACGGTCGCGTCCGCCCCGCCGACGTCCTCGGCACCGGCCTGTTCGACCTGGAGCGCGCCCAGCAGGCGCCCGGCTGGGTGAGGGAACTCAACGGTGACCACGTCCCCGAGACCGAGGAGTACGGCATCTCCTCCATGGTCTTCCGCGCACCGGGCCGCGCCTTCCACCCCGAGCGGCTGTGGCGGTTCGTCACGGAGGGCCTGGACAGCGGTGCGTACGGGCGGGTCCTGCGGTCCAAGGGGTTCTTCCGGCTCGCGGGGCGCGACGGGGTGACGGGGCTGTGGTCACAGGCGGGCGCGGTCGCCCGCTTCGAGCCGTCCGGGATGGCGGACGAGCCGGGCCAGGGCCAGGAACTGGTCTTCATCGGCACCGACCTGAACCCGACGGCCCTGCGCCACGCCCTGGAAGCGTGCCTGCTGTCCCCCGGCGAAACGGGCCCCTGGCACGACCCGTTCCCCCTCTGGCACGTCCACACCACGAGCGACGACTGCGCGCACGCGTAA
- a CDS encoding PadR family transcriptional regulator, translated as MSLPHAILTALLEKPSSGLELTRRFDRSIGYFWSATHQQIYRELGKLEQAGHIRALPSETPARGQKKEYEVLPAGRAELAEWTRRVEDPKPIRSALLLRLRAAAVVGTEGMADELRRHLALHQAQLDEYLGMEKRQFPPERDTEADRLRHLVLRGGIELERFWVVWLTEALEGLDGLEARDRTGP; from the coding sequence ATGTCACTGCCCCATGCGATCCTCACCGCTCTGCTCGAGAAGCCGTCCTCGGGCCTGGAGCTGACCCGTCGTTTCGACCGGTCGATCGGCTACTTCTGGTCGGCCACCCACCAGCAGATCTACCGCGAGCTGGGGAAGCTGGAGCAGGCCGGGCACATCCGGGCGCTGCCGTCCGAGACGCCGGCCCGGGGGCAGAAGAAGGAGTACGAGGTGCTGCCCGCGGGCCGCGCGGAGCTGGCCGAGTGGACGCGGCGCGTCGAGGACCCGAAGCCCATCCGCAGTGCGCTGCTGCTGCGGCTGCGCGCGGCGGCGGTGGTGGGCACGGAGGGGATGGCGGACGAGCTGCGCCGCCATCTGGCGCTGCACCAGGCGCAGTTGGACGAGTACCTGGGCATGGAGAAGCGGCAGTTCCCGCCGGAGCGCGACACGGAGGCGGACCGGCTGCGCCATCTGGTGCTGCGGGGCGGCATCGAGCTGGAACGGTTCTGGGTGGTGTGGCTGACGGAGGCGCTGGAGGGCCTGGACGGCCTGGAGGCCCGGGACCGCACCGGCCCGTGA
- a CDS encoding metalloregulator ArsR/SmtB family transcription factor, with translation MGHGVNSAESGATPAGRLDAESAATIAATLQALATPSRLMILTRLRQGPCGVTELAESVAMEQSAVSHQLRLLRALGLVTGVRQGRRIEYSLYDTHVAQLLDEAVYHIEHLRLGARELPERTVDTGQS, from the coding sequence ATGGGACACGGAGTGAACAGCGCGGAGTCCGGCGCGACCCCCGCCGGCCGCCTCGACGCGGAGTCCGCGGCCACGATCGCCGCGACGCTGCAGGCCCTCGCCACCCCGTCCCGGCTGATGATCCTCACCCGGCTGCGCCAGGGCCCCTGCGGCGTCACCGAGCTGGCCGAGTCGGTCGCCATGGAGCAGTCGGCGGTCTCGCACCAGCTGCGCCTGCTGCGCGCGCTGGGCCTGGTGACCGGGGTGCGCCAGGGGCGCAGGATCGAGTACAGCCTGTACGACACGCATGTGGCCCAGCTCCTCGACGAGGCCGTCTATCACATCGAGCACCTTCGGCTCGGCGCCCGGGAGCTTCCCGAACGAACCGTGGATACTGGTCAGTCGTAG
- a CDS encoding heavy metal translocating P-type ATPase → MAHPVLDTRPAAPPAKALPPARRTHLSALPEVRWAALATLAFLAAFPLDLAGAPAWTWGPLYAVCYAAGGWEPGWAGLRALYEKSLDVDLLMVVAALGAAAIGQYLDGGLLIVIFAVSGALEALATRRTADSVRGLLDLAPARAVRLTAAGAEESVDVTALAVGDTVLVRPGERLPADGTVLDGASDVDQATITGEPLPVTKRAGDHVFAGTLNGTGALRVRVDKDASASVIARIVAMVEEASATKAPTQLLIEKVEQRYSVGVVVATLALFAVPLAFGADFTETLLRAMTFMIVASPCAVVLATMPPLLSAIANAGRHGVLVKSAVVMERLGTVDRVALDKTGTLTQGTPRVAHVRVTADGIDEARVLALAAAAELPSEHPLARAVVAAARERGLPVADAEAFSSTPGLGVRALVDGHEVRVGRPQEPSSAVLAEEAAGRTAVTVAVDGVEVAVLGVADRLRDGAPAAVAALARLTGTPPTLLTGDNEAAARAVAAEAGITDVRAGLLPEDKAGAVRAWEREGGRTLVVGDGVNDAPALAAAHSGIAMGRAGSDLALETADAVVVRDELATVPAVVALSRRARRLVVQNLVIAGVCIGALVVWDLAGHLPLPLGVAGHEGSTVLVGLNGLRLLRESAWRRAAGA, encoded by the coding sequence ATGGCTCATCCGGTGCTCGACACGCGGCCCGCCGCCCCACCCGCGAAGGCCCTGCCCCCGGCCCGCCGCACCCACCTGTCCGCCCTGCCCGAGGTGCGCTGGGCCGCGCTCGCGACCCTCGCCTTCCTCGCCGCGTTCCCGCTCGACCTGGCCGGCGCCCCGGCCTGGACCTGGGGGCCGCTGTACGCCGTGTGCTACGCCGCCGGCGGCTGGGAGCCCGGCTGGGCCGGGCTGCGCGCCCTGTACGAGAAGTCCCTCGACGTCGACCTGCTGATGGTGGTCGCGGCGCTGGGCGCCGCCGCGATCGGCCAGTACCTCGACGGCGGCCTGCTCATCGTCATCTTCGCCGTCTCCGGCGCCCTGGAGGCCCTGGCGACGCGGCGCACCGCCGACTCGGTGCGCGGCCTGCTCGACCTCGCGCCCGCCCGTGCCGTGCGGCTCACCGCCGCGGGCGCGGAGGAGTCCGTCGACGTCACCGCCCTCGCGGTCGGCGACACCGTCCTCGTACGGCCGGGGGAGCGGCTGCCCGCCGACGGCACCGTCCTCGACGGCGCGAGCGACGTCGACCAGGCCACCATCACGGGCGAGCCGCTGCCCGTCACCAAGCGCGCCGGTGACCACGTCTTCGCCGGCACGCTCAACGGCACCGGCGCCCTGCGCGTCCGCGTCGACAAGGACGCGTCCGCATCGGTGATCGCCCGGATCGTCGCCATGGTCGAGGAGGCGAGTGCCACCAAGGCGCCGACGCAGCTCCTGATCGAGAAGGTCGAACAGCGCTACTCCGTGGGCGTCGTCGTCGCCACCCTCGCGCTGTTCGCGGTGCCGCTCGCGTTCGGCGCCGACTTCACCGAGACGCTGCTGCGCGCCATGACCTTCATGATCGTGGCCTCGCCGTGCGCGGTGGTCCTCGCCACCATGCCGCCGCTGCTCTCCGCGATCGCCAACGCCGGCCGCCACGGCGTCCTCGTCAAGTCGGCCGTCGTGATGGAACGGCTCGGCACCGTCGACCGCGTGGCGCTCGACAAGACCGGCACGCTCACACAGGGCACCCCGCGCGTCGCCCACGTCCGCGTCACGGCCGACGGGATCGACGAGGCGCGCGTCCTGGCCCTGGCCGCCGCCGCCGAACTGCCCAGCGAACACCCGCTGGCCCGCGCCGTGGTGGCCGCCGCGCGTGAACGCGGGCTGCCGGTCGCGGACGCCGAGGCGTTCTCGTCCACGCCGGGGCTGGGCGTACGGGCCCTCGTCGACGGGCACGAGGTGCGTGTCGGCCGCCCGCAGGAGCCGTCGTCGGCCGTCCTGGCGGAGGAGGCGGCGGGCCGCACCGCGGTGACCGTCGCCGTCGACGGCGTCGAGGTCGCCGTCCTCGGCGTCGCCGACCGGCTCCGGGACGGCGCCCCGGCCGCCGTCGCCGCCCTGGCCCGGCTCACCGGCACCCCTCCCACGCTGCTGACCGGCGACAACGAGGCCGCGGCGCGTGCCGTCGCCGCCGAGGCGGGCATCACGGACGTACGGGCCGGGCTGCTGCCCGAGGACAAGGCGGGCGCCGTACGGGCCTGGGAGCGGGAGGGCGGGCGCACCCTCGTCGTGGGCGACGGCGTGAACGACGCGCCCGCCCTCGCCGCCGCCCACAGCGGCATCGCGATGGGGCGTGCCGGGTCGGACCTCGCGCTGGAGACGGCCGACGCGGTCGTGGTGCGGGACGAACTGGCCACCGTGCCGGCCGTGGTGGCGCTCTCGCGGCGGGCCCGCAGGCTGGTCGTGCAGAACCTGGTGATCGCCGGGGTCTGCATCGGCGCCCTGGTGGTGTGGGACCTGGCCGGTCACCTGCCGCTGCCCCTGGGTGTGGCGGGCCACGAGGGCTCGACGGTGCTGGTGGGCCTCAACGGGCTGCGGCTGTTGCGCGAGTCGGCCTGGCGGAGGGCGGCAGGGGCCTGA
- the rpmF gene encoding 50S ribosomal protein L32 produces the protein MAVPKRKMSRSNTRHRRAQWKATTPQLVPVTVDGVVHRVPQRLVRAYERGLIRPEG, from the coding sequence ATGGCCGTGCCCAAGCGCAAGATGTCCCGCTCCAACACCCGCCACCGCCGCGCCCAGTGGAAGGCCACGACCCCGCAGCTGGTGCCCGTGACGGTCGACGGCGTCGTCCACCGGGTCCCGCAGCGCCTGGTGAGGGCGTACGAGCGCGGCCTGATCCGCCCGGAGGGCTGA